One stretch of Halapricum desulfuricans DNA includes these proteins:
- a CDS encoding GNAT family N-acetyltransferase, with protein MELVEATADDLDALVSRWYSLAKSVEAYDEVNELAGPSVDDVAEDGFRSHLDDETVTDYLVVHEGETIGFVTLREGHHPSRKHSHYLRIVNLAIDDGHRNRGHGTDVVERVRELARDRDCDHLTVSCEWDNEDARRFYRDTDFRPKQVEYVQPL; from the coding sequence ATGGAACTCGTCGAAGCCACCGCCGACGACCTCGACGCGCTGGTCAGCCGGTGGTACTCCCTCGCAAAGTCGGTGGAGGCGTACGACGAAGTGAACGAACTTGCCGGTCCGAGTGTCGACGACGTCGCTGAGGACGGCTTCCGTTCCCATCTCGATGACGAGACAGTCACTGACTACCTCGTCGTCCACGAAGGGGAGACGATCGGTTTCGTCACGCTCCGGGAGGGCCACCATCCGTCTCGGAAGCACTCGCACTATCTCCGCATCGTGAATCTCGCTATCGACGACGGGCACCGGAACCGCGGTCACGGCACGGACGTCGTCGAGCGCGTGAGAGAACTGGCCCGCGACCGAGATTGCGACCACCTCACGGTTTCTTGCGAGTGGGACAACGAGGACGCGCGCCGGTTCTACCGCGACACGGATTTCCGACCGAAGCAGGTCGAATACGTGCAACCGCTGTGA
- the phaC gene encoding class III poly(R)-hydroxyalkanoic acid synthase subunit PhaC → MFNPMRPVIDAQRQGVEKLAETVELAGVLDDRLETMQEVEVGGTPADVVYEENKLELLHYDPEAAGIDVPEQEREAVPILVVYALINKPYILDLQPDRSVVRRLLEAGHDVYLIDWNEPSRLDQHLTLDDYVNRYIDNCVDVVRERSGQDQINVLGYCMGGTMSTMYTALHAEKVNALGLMATGLYFEETGGVLERWGDEEYYDPSTVIETFGNVPAEFLDEGFALMDPVQNYVTKYVQFFENLDNEAFVKNFSRMEQWLEEGVDVAGATYEQFLEDIYQGNKLYKNELELDGTHVDIENIDMPVLQILGEYDHLVPPSASKPFNDAIPSEDTRIIEYSTGHVGLAVSSSTHEDVWPEVADWFIERSREQEADEESAAGEESADETTDEATADEMTAEESGDGAAGSDVETVEGIGPTYADRLRAAGIETVGDLAGSDPEAVAEAADAPLGRVEDWFEQIA, encoded by the coding sequence ATGTTCAACCCGATGCGTCCGGTGATCGACGCGCAACGGCAGGGGGTCGAGAAGCTGGCCGAGACAGTCGAACTCGCCGGCGTACTCGACGATCGTCTCGAGACGATGCAGGAGGTCGAAGTCGGCGGGACGCCCGCCGACGTCGTCTACGAGGAGAACAAGCTCGAACTCCTCCACTACGATCCCGAAGCGGCGGGTATCGACGTCCCCGAACAAGAGCGCGAGGCGGTCCCGATCCTCGTCGTCTACGCGCTCATCAACAAGCCCTACATCCTCGATTTGCAGCCCGATCGGTCGGTCGTCCGGCGGTTGCTCGAGGCCGGACACGACGTCTACCTGATCGACTGGAACGAGCCCTCGCGTCTCGACCAGCATCTGACTCTCGACGACTACGTCAACCGCTACATCGACAACTGCGTCGACGTCGTGCGCGAGCGCTCCGGACAGGACCAGATCAACGTTCTCGGCTACTGCATGGGCGGGACGATGAGCACGATGTACACGGCGCTGCACGCCGAGAAGGTCAACGCCCTCGGGCTGATGGCCACCGGGCTGTACTTCGAGGAGACCGGCGGCGTCCTCGAACGCTGGGGCGACGAGGAGTACTACGACCCCTCGACTGTGATCGAGACGTTCGGCAACGTCCCGGCGGAGTTCCTCGACGAGGGGTTCGCGCTGATGGACCCCGTCCAGAACTACGTCACGAAGTACGTCCAGTTCTTCGAGAACCTCGACAACGAGGCGTTCGTCAAGAACTTCAGCCGGATGGAGCAGTGGCTCGAGGAGGGCGTCGACGTCGCCGGCGCGACCTACGAGCAGTTCCTCGAGGACATCTATCAGGGCAACAAGCTCTACAAAAACGAACTCGAACTCGACGGCACGCACGTCGACATCGAGAACATCGACATGCCCGTCCTCCAGATCCTGGGCGAATACGACCACCTCGTCCCGCCGTCGGCCAGCAAGCCGTTCAACGACGCGATTCCGAGCGAGGACACCCGCATCATCGAGTACTCGACGGGACACGTCGGCCTCGCCGTCTCCTCGAGCACCCACGAGGACGTCTGGCCCGAGGTCGCCGACTGGTTCATCGAGCGCTCCCGCGAGCAGGAAGCCGACGAGGAAAGCGCGGCTGGGGAAGAGAGTGCAGACGAAACGACCGACGAGGCAACTGCAGACGAAATGACTGCCGAGGAGAGCGGAGACGGGGCGGCTGGCTCCGACGTCGAGACTGTCGAGGGCATCGGCCCGACTTACGCCGACCGTCTTCGCGCGGCCGGCATCGAGACCGTCGGAGACCTGGCTGGATCGGATCCCGAGGCGGTCGCGGAGGCCGCCGACGCGCCGCTCGGCCGCGTCGAAGACTGGTTCGAACAGATCGCGTAG
- a CDS encoding iron-sulfur cluster assembly protein, translated as MVERDAVVEALRGVHDPEIPVNVYDLGLVYEIDLEDSAVEVEMTLTSPTCPIAGQMVNRAEAAVEAVEGVETATVELVWDPPWSPEMATDEGQMQLAAMGISVGDSDAEGNEHTDADTSPDADTPF; from the coding sequence ATGGTCGAGAGAGACGCCGTTGTCGAGGCACTGCGGGGGGTTCACGACCCGGAGATCCCGGTCAACGTCTACGATCTCGGTCTCGTCTACGAGATCGACCTGGAAGACAGCGCTGTCGAGGTCGAGATGACTCTGACGAGTCCGACCTGTCCGATCGCGGGCCAGATGGTCAACCGTGCCGAAGCCGCCGTCGAGGCAGTCGAGGGCGTCGAGACGGCGACCGTTGAACTCGTCTGGGACCCGCCGTGGTCCCCGGAGATGGCGACCGACGAGGGGCAGATGCAACTCGCGGCGATGGGGATCTCGGTCGGCGATAGCGACGCCGAGGGGAACGAGCACACGGACGCCGACACGTCGCCGGACGCCGACACACCGTTTTGA
- a CDS encoding AbrB/MazE/SpoVT family DNA-binding domain-containing protein: MTDEDDSFPWPPTMFQEASEQAIEQQQEFLRSMMGGGASGMDMNQLGAMSQLATFKTRVQSGGRISIPDAEREALDIEEGDIVQAVVLPVKRNRSE, translated from the coding sequence ATGACAGACGAGGACGACAGTTTCCCGTGGCCGCCGACGATGTTTCAGGAAGCGAGCGAGCAGGCGATCGAACAGCAACAGGAGTTCCTTCGATCGATGATGGGCGGTGGGGCGTCCGGGATGGACATGAACCAGCTCGGTGCGATGAGCCAGCTGGCGACGTTCAAGACCCGCGTGCAGAGCGGCGGCCGGATCTCCATCCCGGACGCCGAACGCGAGGCGCTGGACATCGAGGAAGGCGACATCGTTCAGGCTGTCGTTCTCCCAGTCAAACGCAACCGAAGTGAGTGA
- a CDS encoding SDR family oxidoreductase, which yields MTSYDFSGRVAAVTGGASGIGREVAVQFADSGASVVVADVDDEGGQATVEQIESDGGEAVYVSTDVTDMADVEAMVETAVEEFGRLDYAVNNAGISGGEDPAGDVPEEEWEQTIDINLNGVWRSLKAELGQMTDQDDGGVVINMASILGKVGFENSSAYVSAKHGVLGLTKTAAWEYADQDIRVNAVCPGFIETQMLEEAGISTNENVREWIEGMHSQDRLGRPEEIADAVLWLCSDGASFTNGEALTVDSGFTAK from the coding sequence ATGACAAGCTATGATTTCAGCGGCCGCGTGGCCGCCGTCACGGGTGGCGCGTCAGGTATCGGTCGGGAAGTAGCCGTGCAGTTCGCCGACAGCGGCGCGTCGGTGGTCGTCGCGGACGTCGACGACGAGGGCGGACAGGCCACGGTCGAACAGATTGAGAGCGACGGCGGCGAGGCAGTCTACGTCTCGACGGACGTCACGGACATGGCCGACGTGGAAGCGATGGTCGAGACCGCCGTCGAAGAGTTCGGTCGGCTGGACTACGCGGTCAACAACGCCGGGATCAGCGGCGGCGAGGACCCGGCGGGCGACGTTCCCGAGGAAGAGTGGGAACAGACGATCGACATCAACCTGAACGGCGTCTGGCGCTCGCTGAAAGCCGAACTCGGGCAGATGACCGACCAGGACGACGGCGGCGTCGTCATCAACATGGCGTCGATCCTCGGGAAGGTCGGCTTCGAGAACTCCTCGGCGTACGTCTCGGCCAAGCACGGCGTGCTCGGACTCACCAAGACCGCCGCCTGGGAATACGCCGACCAGGACATCCGCGTCAACGCCGTCTGTCCCGGCTTCATCGAGACGCAGATGCTCGAAGAGGCCGGTATCAGCACCAACGAGAACGTCCGGGAGTGGATCGAGGGGATGCACTCCCAGGACCGGCTGGGCAGACCCGAAGAGATCGCCGACGCCGTCCTGTGGCTCTGTTCCGACGGCGCGTCGTTCACGAACGGCGAAGCGCTGACCGTCGACAGCGGATTCACGGCCAAATAA
- a CDS encoding sulfite exporter TauE/SafE family protein, with protein MELLGFDAGLLALFVSFGFMVGVFFGFFGMGGSFLVTPVLLLLGYPAPVAIGSSMAFVFGTAVIATLKHHDVGQVDYTLGALMFVGIALGIELGKRLVFGLEALGYAEIVVGTSYVLLLAAIGLLFTRNALQGDEASDTTDGSDDTRGADDVPDIAKAIKSYNIPPTVTLTDGSSASLWTISGVGGGVGVVSGFLGVGGGFIRMPAIHYVIGVPIAAAVGTSLFGALMSGAVGAFTYGRSGAIDFGVVTALLVGSALGARIGSAATVYIDEDDVTIYFGIMLLLASVAVGLGELAAWFEVALLDTLSLVLLLGAAVFVTGIILAYALAGVRADAAYS; from the coding sequence ATGGAACTGCTCGGATTCGACGCCGGCCTGCTCGCGCTGTTCGTGAGCTTCGGCTTCATGGTCGGCGTCTTCTTCGGCTTTTTCGGTATGGGTGGGTCGTTTCTCGTCACGCCGGTGCTGCTGTTGCTGGGCTATCCCGCGCCGGTCGCGATCGGGTCGAGCATGGCGTTCGTATTCGGGACCGCCGTGATCGCGACGCTCAAGCACCACGACGTGGGGCAGGTCGATTACACGCTCGGGGCACTGATGTTCGTCGGCATCGCGCTCGGCATCGAACTCGGAAAGCGACTGGTGTTCGGACTCGAAGCGCTCGGCTACGCCGAGATCGTCGTCGGGACCAGTTACGTCCTGTTGCTCGCCGCGATCGGTCTGTTGTTCACCCGGAACGCGCTACAGGGCGACGAAGCGAGCGACACGACCGACGGCTCGGACGATACCCGTGGTGCCGACGACGTCCCCGACATCGCAAAGGCCATCAAGTCGTACAATATCCCGCCGACGGTGACGCTCACCGACGGGAGCAGCGCCTCGCTGTGGACGATCTCCGGCGTCGGTGGTGGCGTCGGCGTCGTCTCGGGGTTCCTCGGCGTCGGGGGCGGGTTCATCCGGATGCCGGCGATCCACTACGTTATCGGCGTTCCGATCGCCGCGGCCGTCGGCACGAGCCTGTTCGGGGCACTGATGTCCGGCGCCGTCGGCGCGTTCACCTACGGGCGCTCGGGTGCGATCGATTTCGGTGTCGTCACGGCCCTGCTGGTGGGAAGCGCGCTCGGAGCCAGAATCGGCTCGGCGGCGACGGTCTACATCGACGAGGACGACGTCACGATCTATTTCGGGATCATGCTGTTGCTCGCAAGCGTCGCCGTCGGACTCGGCGAACTCGCCGCGTGGTTCGAGGTCGCGCTCCTCGATACGCTCAGCCTCGTGTTGCTGCTCGGAGCGGCGGTCTTCGTCACGGGAATCATCCTCGCGTACGCGCTCGCTGGCGTCCGCGCCGATGCCGCCTACTCGTGA
- the pyk gene encoding pyruvate kinase codes for MRNAKIVCTLGPASDSLEGITGLAEAGMSVARLNASHGSPEERRETIARVREVDKQVDHPVAVMHDIPGPEIRTADIDEPVHLAADSRIRFYQGDDATAEAVGLSLDISAVEEGDRVLLDDGRIETTVEDVDGSDVYARVENGGKLQARKGVNIPGVELGLPTVTEKDRQELKVAAEEEVDLVAASFVRDGADIREIADTLEEFGADIPIVAKIERAGAVQNLDSIIEEAYGVMVARGDLGVELPLEEVPLYQKRIIRKCNEAGVPVITATEMLDSMVEARRPTRAEASDVANAVLDGTDAVMLSGETAIGNHPARVVDTMASIVEEVEHSEEYETVRQQRIPEAEGTRADALAHAARFLAEDVDASAIVAASESGHSALKMAKFRPCVPIIASTPNDRVRRRLALSWGIHPTTIPRTTEGADAIIQNAAESALDTGIVRDGDRLVVMSGMMTELEGVDSSNMLKIHVAAETTVRGDAVVGGLVTGELHRVEDGDLSTVPEGAIAVVSEYSGELAGDAERVRGIVGGERGMKPGSTSHAAVFAREHGIPMIADVEVPDELEDGTVVTLDAEKAMLYRDAGDDSAR; via the coding sequence ATGCGTAACGCCAAGATCGTCTGTACGCTCGGTCCGGCCTCGGATTCGCTGGAGGGGATCACCGGCCTCGCGGAGGCCGGCATGTCGGTCGCCCGACTCAACGCCAGCCACGGCTCGCCCGAGGAACGGCGAGAGACCATCGCCCGGGTTCGGGAGGTCGACAAGCAGGTCGACCACCCCGTCGCGGTCATGCACGATATCCCCGGCCCGGAGATCCGCACCGCTGACATCGACGAGCCGGTTCACCTGGCAGCCGACTCCCGAATCCGGTTTTACCAGGGCGACGACGCCACTGCCGAGGCGGTCGGGCTCTCGCTGGACATTTCGGCCGTCGAGGAGGGAGACCGCGTGTTGCTCGATGACGGCCGCATCGAAACCACCGTCGAGGACGTCGACGGCTCGGACGTCTACGCCCGCGTCGAAAACGGCGGGAAACTGCAGGCCCGCAAGGGCGTCAACATCCCCGGCGTGGAACTCGGCCTGCCGACCGTCACGGAAAAAGACCGCCAGGAACTGAAAGTCGCCGCCGAGGAGGAAGTCGATCTGGTCGCCGCCTCGTTCGTCCGGGACGGCGCCGACATCCGCGAAATCGCCGACACCCTCGAGGAGTTCGGCGCCGACATCCCCATCGTCGCCAAAATCGAACGCGCCGGCGCCGTCCAGAACCTCGACAGCATCATCGAGGAAGCCTACGGAGTCATGGTCGCCCGCGGCGACCTCGGCGTCGAACTTCCCTTAGAGGAAGTGCCACTGTACCAGAAACGGATCATCCGCAAGTGCAACGAGGCGGGCGTGCCCGTGATCACCGCCACCGAGATGCTCGACTCGATGGTCGAGGCCCGCCGCCCCACCCGCGCCGAAGCCTCAGACGTCGCCAACGCCGTCCTGGACGGCACCGACGCGGTCATGCTCTCGGGCGAAACCGCCATTGGCAACCACCCCGCACGCGTCGTCGACACCATGGCCAGCATCGTCGAAGAGGTCGAACACAGCGAGGAGTACGAAACCGTCCGCCAACAGCGGATTCCCGAAGCGGAAGGGACCCGTGCCGACGCGCTGGCCCACGCCGCGCGCTTCCTCGCCGAGGACGTCGACGCCTCCGCGATCGTCGCCGCCAGCGAGTCGGGCCACTCCGCGCTGAAGATGGCCAAGTTCCGCCCCTGCGTTCCCATCATCGCCTCGACGCCCAACGATCGCGTCCGGCGGCGACTCGCCCTCTCCTGGGGCATCCACCCGACCACCATCCCCCGCACCACTGAAGGGGCCGACGCCATCATCCAGAACGCTGCCGAGTCAGCGCTCGACACCGGGATCGTCAGAGACGGCGACAGGCTCGTCGTCATGTCGGGCATGATGACCGAACTCGAGGGGGTCGATAGTTCGAACATGCTGAAGATCCACGTCGCGGCCGAGACGACCGTCCGCGGCGACGCCGTCGTCGGCGGCCTCGTCACGGGCGAACTCCACCGCGTCGAGGACGGCGACCTCTCGACCGTTCCCGAGGGAGCGATCGCAGTGGTCTCGGAGTACAGCGGCGAACTGGCCGGCGACGCCGAGCGCGTCCGCGGTATCGTGGGCGGGGAGCGCGGCATGAAGCCGGGTTCGACGAGTCACGCCGCCGTCTTCGCCCGCGAACACGGGATCCCGATGATCGCTGACGTCGAAGTTCCGGACGAACTCGAAGACGGAACCGTCGTCACGCTCGACGCCGAGAAGGCCATGCTCTATCGCGACGCTGGTGACGATTCGGCTCGGTAG
- the pan2 gene encoding proteasome-activating nucleotidase Pan2, with translation MSRSPSLPDRPTLDLDPDMSPSERLAALQEHFTEVQRVNRELQQQLTAAHNRQDDLVEEVDKLERQNETLKTSSLYIATAEELLDDGVVIKQHGNNQEVLTEVSPQLRSEIEAGDRVAINDSFTVKQTLDSEKDARTQAMQIDGSPDVTYGDIGGLESQIREVREAVEEPLLNAEQFREVGIDPPSGVLLHGPPGTGKTMLAKAVANETDATFIKMAGSELVQKFIGEGAKLVRDLFELAGEREPAIVFIDEIDAIASKRTESKTSGDAEVQRTMMQLLSEMDGFEDRGEIRIIAATNRFDMLDRAILRPGRFDRLIEVPEPDFEGRERILEIHTREMNLDDAVDLSAWAGETAGFTGAELASLATEAGMFAIRDGRTEVRPADFEDAVEKVEATDDDVGTPVAFY, from the coding sequence ATGTCTCGCAGTCCCTCGCTCCCGGACCGACCTACTCTGGACCTCGATCCCGACATGTCGCCGTCGGAACGACTGGCGGCGCTACAGGAACACTTCACGGAGGTCCAGCGGGTGAACCGTGAACTGCAACAGCAACTGACCGCGGCCCACAATCGCCAGGACGACCTGGTCGAGGAAGTCGACAAACTCGAACGCCAGAACGAGACGCTCAAGACCTCCTCGCTGTACATCGCGACGGCCGAGGAGTTGCTCGACGACGGGGTCGTCATCAAGCAACACGGCAACAACCAGGAAGTGCTGACCGAGGTGTCGCCGCAGTTGCGCTCGGAGATCGAAGCCGGCGACCGGGTCGCGATCAACGACTCGTTTACCGTCAAGCAGACTCTGGACAGCGAGAAGGACGCCCGAACGCAGGCGATGCAGATCGACGGCTCGCCGGACGTGACCTACGGGGACATCGGCGGGCTCGAGAGTCAGATCCGCGAGGTTCGGGAAGCCGTCGAGGAGCCGCTGCTCAACGCCGAGCAGTTCCGCGAGGTCGGGATCGACCCGCCCAGCGGCGTCCTGCTGCACGGTCCGCCCGGGACGGGAAAGACGATGCTCGCGAAGGCCGTCGCCAACGAGACCGACGCCACGTTCATCAAGATGGCCGGCTCGGAGCTGGTCCAGAAGTTCATCGGCGAGGGCGCGAAACTCGTCCGGGACCTCTTCGAACTGGCCGGCGAGCGCGAGCCGGCGATCGTCTTCATCGACGAGATCGACGCGATCGCGAGCAAGCGAACCGAGTCGAAGACCTCCGGGGATGCCGAGGTCCAGCGGACGATGATGCAACTCCTCTCGGAGATGGACGGCTTCGAGGACCGCGGGGAGATCCGGATCATCGCTGCGACCAACCGCTTCGACATGCTCGACCGGGCGATCCTCCGGCCCGGTCGCTTCGACCGCCTCATCGAGGTGCCCGAGCCCGACTTCGAGGGCCGCGAGCGGATCCTCGAGATCCACACCCGGGAGATGAACCTCGACGACGCGGTCGACCTCAGTGCCTGGGCCGGGGAGACAGCGGGATTCACCGGCGCGGAACTGGCAAGTCTCGCAACGGAAGCGGGCATGTTCGCCATCCGTGACGGCCGTACCGAGGTCAGGCCGGCCGACTTCGAAGACGCCGTCGAGAAGGTCGAAGCGACCGACGACGACGTCGGCACCCCGGTCGCGTTCTACTGA
- a CDS encoding poly(R)-hydroxyalkanoic acid synthase subunit PhaE has protein sequence MSNDSDTTDSIDEWNQMTEEMNEALAESFEQSMQAQTAFMESWNDVFADSTPDDETLAEGIEGYNDAYEVWMDAAEQMFERSVDAAQGEEVEATEFRDIWLQSANKAFKEVMETSAFAAANGQLVESMLELRQEADDVTQESLGELGFATREDVVEVGERLVELERRQQDLEDKLDRVLDALEE, from the coding sequence ATGAGCAACGATAGCGACACCACCGACAGCATCGACGAGTGGAACCAGATGACCGAAGAGATGAACGAGGCGCTCGCGGAGTCGTTCGAGCAGAGCATGCAGGCCCAGACAGCGTTCATGGAGTCCTGGAACGACGTGTTCGCCGACTCCACGCCCGACGACGAGACGCTCGCGGAGGGGATCGAAGGCTACAACGACGCTTACGAGGTCTGGATGGACGCCGCCGAGCAGATGTTCGAGCGGTCGGTCGACGCCGCCCAGGGCGAGGAGGTCGAAGCCACGGAGTTCCGTGACATCTGGCTGCAGTCGGCGAACAAGGCGTTCAAGGAAGTGATGGAGACGAGCGCGTTCGCGGCCGCGAACGGACAGCTCGTCGAGTCGATGCTCGAGCTCCGACAGGAGGCCGACGACGTCACCCAGGAGTCGCTGGGCGAACTCGGGTTCGCCACGCGCGAGGACGTCGTCGAGGTCGGCGAGCGCCTCGTCGAACTCGAGCGACGCCAGCAGGATCTCGAAGACAAACTCGACCGCGTCCTCGACGCACTCGAGGAGTGA
- the argS gene encoding arginine--tRNA ligase yields the protein MLLSLRAEVEDALTTALAALDLPTDDLGIETPPEGVPAVLASSAAYRLASEAGAPPPEIAADLVEAIDADDYEYIGSVSQQGPYVNVLPSDRYLEAAVEAAQTESFGTFPDRETSVVVEHTSANPTGPVHVGRARNPIIGDALARVLGYAGYDVERHYYVNDAGRQIALFTWAYETFEESDLPEPERDSPEYEMVRYYRKGNAYLEAADDDAVEAAEAEIQSILQGLEDGDEETYERVSEVVDTVLAGMTATLERLPAEFDEFVKETRFMRDGSTDDVIERLRALEAAVYEEDAWQLDLPDIEKNLVFLRADDTSLYTTRDLAHHEWKFDNFDRAVTVLGEDHKLQADQLETTLELLGHDTSRLEQVFYSWVNLPEGGMSTREGTGVDLDDLLDEAIDRAREEVEDRLDDRLRDDDLDEADVERIAHQVGIGAVRYDIVAKQPTKGITFEWERALDFEAQSAPYVQYVHARCCGILDEAASAGHEVPDEIDVDALETEAARDLVREIARFPAVIEEAADDLRPHVVATYTRDLAEAFNTFYRECPVLTAADPETRAARLAVVAGARNAVANALDALGVAAPDSM from the coding sequence ATGTTGCTCTCCCTTCGCGCGGAGGTCGAGGACGCCCTCACGACCGCTTTAGCGGCGCTCGATCTCCCGACCGACGACCTGGGTATCGAGACGCCGCCCGAGGGCGTTCCGGCCGTGCTGGCTTCAAGCGCTGCCTACCGTCTCGCGAGCGAAGCCGGCGCGCCCCCGCCCGAGATCGCCGCGGACCTCGTCGAGGCGATCGACGCCGACGACTACGAGTACATCGGCTCGGTCAGCCAGCAGGGGCCGTACGTCAACGTCCTGCCCAGCGACAGGTATCTCGAAGCCGCCGTCGAGGCCGCCCAGACGGAGTCGTTCGGAACCTTCCCCGACCGGGAGACGAGCGTGGTCGTCGAGCACACTTCGGCCAATCCCACGGGACCGGTCCACGTGGGCCGCGCCCGGAACCCGATCATCGGTGACGCGCTCGCTCGCGTCCTCGGATACGCCGGCTACGACGTCGAACGCCACTACTACGTCAACGACGCGGGCCGCCAGATCGCCCTGTTCACCTGGGCCTACGAGACCTTCGAGGAATCGGATCTCCCCGAACCGGAACGGGACTCCCCCGAGTACGAGATGGTCCGCTACTACCGCAAGGGCAACGCGTACCTCGAGGCGGCGGACGACGACGCCGTCGAGGCGGCCGAAGCCGAGATCCAGTCGATTCTGCAGGGGCTGGAAGACGGTGACGAGGAGACCTACGAGCGAGTCTCGGAGGTGGTCGACACCGTCCTCGCGGGGATGACCGCCACGCTGGAGCGACTTCCCGCCGAGTTCGACGAGTTCGTCAAGGAGACGCGGTTCATGCGGGACGGCTCGACCGACGACGTGATCGAGCGCCTGCGGGCCCTCGAGGCGGCCGTCTACGAGGAGGACGCCTGGCAGCTGGATCTGCCCGACATCGAGAAGAACCTGGTCTTCCTGCGCGCGGACGACACGTCGCTGTACACGACGCGGGACCTCGCTCACCACGAGTGGAAGTTCGACAACTTCGACCGTGCCGTGACGGTTCTGGGCGAGGACCACAAGCTTCAGGCCGACCAGCTTGAGACGACCCTCGAGTTGCTGGGTCACGACACCAGCCGCCTCGAGCAGGTGTTCTACTCGTGGGTCAACCTCCCGGAAGGCGGGATGAGCACGCGCGAGGGGACCGGTGTCGACCTCGACGACCTGCTGGACGAGGCGATCGACCGCGCTCGCGAGGAAGTCGAAGACCGGCTGGACGATCGCCTGCGGGACGACGACCTCGACGAGGCGGACGTCGAGCGGATCGCCCACCAGGTCGGGATCGGTGCCGTCCGGTACGACATCGTCGCCAAACAGCCCACGAAGGGGATCACTTTCGAGTGGGAGCGCGCGCTCGACTTCGAGGCCCAGTCGGCCCCCTACGTCCAGTACGTCCACGCGCGCTGCTGTGGGATCCTCGATGAAGCTGCATCGGCCGGCCACGAGGTTCCCGACGAGATCGACGTCGACGCACTCGAAACGGAGGCGGCTCGCGATCTCGTCAGAGAGATCGCCCGCTTCCCGGCCGTGATCGAGGAGGCCGCCGACGATCTGCGCCCACACGTCGTCGCGACGTACACGCGGGACCTCGCCGAGGCGTTCAACACCTTCTATCGGGAGTGTCCGGTGCTGACGGCCGCCGACCCCGAGACCCGGGCCGCGCGGCTGGCCGTCGTCGCCGGCGCGCGAAACGCGGTCGCCAACGCGCTGGACGCGCTCGGCGTTGCCGCCCCCGATTCGATGTAG
- a CDS encoding universal stress protein, producing the protein MGKHILIPVDGSEQAHGACAFVAEDYPEADVTLLHVINPAEAGYSVQAGLPTFSEEWYERQKERAEEIFEEVEPDLEGGDGTVDREIEIGKPTNTIVEFAEANDVDQIVMGSHGRSGVSRILLGSVAETVIRRSPVPVTVVR; encoded by the coding sequence ATGGGCAAGCATATCCTGATCCCGGTCGATGGATCCGAACAGGCCCACGGGGCGTGTGCGTTCGTCGCCGAGGATTATCCGGAGGCGGACGTGACGCTGTTGCACGTGATCAACCCCGCTGAGGCGGGCTACAGCGTTCAGGCGGGGCTGCCGACGTTCTCCGAGGAGTGGTACGAGCGCCAGAAGGAGCGCGCCGAGGAGATCTTCGAGGAGGTCGAACCCGATCTGGAAGGCGGTGACGGGACGGTCGACCGAGAGATCGAGATCGGCAAGCCCACCAACACGATCGTCGAGTTCGCCGAGGCGAACGACGTCGATCAGATCGTGATGGGCAGTCACGGCCGGTCGGGCGTCTCGCGGATCCTGCTGGGGAGCGTCGCCGAGACCGTCATCCGGCGTTCGCCCGTCCCGGTGACAGTCGTGCGGTAA